The Silene latifolia isolate original U9 population chromosome X, ASM4854445v1, whole genome shotgun sequence genome contains the following window.
TTTGTTGCTTGAAGTCGCATTTTTCTTTTCATATCCCTATACCCCCTGTTTGTTAGACCAGTGATTTGTGGTGACGCCCCCTTATATAGcgcatttgtgtaccttctcacatcaaatccTTAAGCCGATCATAGATCTTTGTAGAAGCTGCATCTTGCatcctccaaggtaagaaagaacatgccacGTTTAGGCGTAAAATCACTCTCAACAGTCCTCACCCACGCTCGGTCCCGGGTGTGCTCTTTGTAATGAAGAGTTGAGACAAACTCATCGTTTTTTCTTAAACAACAGGTTGGGCTGGTGTATATCTTGTTATTAGAAGAATCCCCATTAGGTAAGACTgcattgtcttcaacaatagacACAGTAGAAAGATCTGCGTGACaagtaaattaatataatgagtacGGTCATTGGACAACAAAatcacaataacatcacaataacttGATAGCACGGGGGAGAGATCAACATTGCAAAGTAATGTgacaataataatgatgataacaaAGCAGGTGTGAAACAGACGacaatcaataacatcacaataacactaaatGTGTTTATCTCATGCTACTCTCTTATCAGCCGTATATTTTCACGCTActgcacaataatatcacaacaatagtaGCATAATATCGAATAAGAGTACAATAATATCAACATGTTTCTCTACttttttacaataatagtacaaagAATATCGTAATCGGAATAGACTGGTTCTACTTTATTACATACGAGATAATCTTTGTATTTATTATGTAACTCTTTTGCAAGGCATATATTTTCATGTTTCTtgcacaataatagcacaataatgtTACAATAATACCACAATAACAAGACAATAATATAATCATGTTTTCATACGgtacaataatagtacattaatatcgaatAACGGTTCTCTTTTTTCTCATGTAATGCAAGCCGATAAAGACAATAGTATCGAATAAAtttgagaaacacatagaaatcaataattgatttataaacactcaggctaataatagtacattaatattagaataacagttctctttttgtactctaatacaagccagatagtacaataatatcagaataacagctgagaaacacatagaaatcaataattgatttatacACACTGAggctaataatagtacattaatatcagaataacagttttctttttctactctaatacaagccagaTAAAGATAATAATATCGAATAATAAATTTGAGAAACATGTAGAAATCAATAATTTATTTATAAACAACGGCGGAtgaagagataagaatgaatagcagtattacctgtttccatattcactgtcgagttgatttcttcgctaacattgttattgatctcatttgtccatcttttatacccgaaaagtaaaatcaagtattgaattcaattaaaatcaacgaatttacactaaaaatcaacgatttttacattaattaggttttttacattaattttgaaaatacgattgaatatactaaaaatcaacgaatttacattACCTGTAATTCGATTGCAGCTACAAATCAAcgattttgtgtaattttattagGTTTTTTATGAATTTCCTATAGTCGGCGTTCTGATTTGTGAGTTTTCTctgttttgatttgtagagagatgtagagagagagagaatatcgTTAGAATGAGGTTGCTGTTTTCATGTTTCAGCgcttttgtatttttcgatttttccttttttttttttctaatttatcttttaatctcagcccttgatttcttttaatctcagcccttgatttccccaactcacaactcaccataagaccccaactcacgagatcccgcctctatatatatatatatatatatatatatatatatatatatactctctCCATAcaacaccaatggtaacattgactttttcacacttgtcgagacacgtattacaacgtgaatatctttagtaacacattattaaaaattataaaaatttgatattcttatagcattcgtgacgataaatcaaacaagatctcacatgactatattttgtcttatagattaagaataatatcgaataTTCCCTACAACCATAAATAGTgccaagattctcaatgttacTTATGACAATGTCGATTAACGAAAAAGATGAGTCAACGATTCATGTTCCTTATGACAAAGAGAGCAAGTGGGATTAATTGCTAGTCCTCTTCTAATTAACACATCTGCAGTAGCCAAAATACCGTGTACAATTCTCCACAGAAAAAGATTGATATGCGTTTGACATTGGAGGTTCCAAATCAATGCCCACTGGAAATCCAGTATAGCAACCGCAACTGAGGATAAACTTTTGTTTATTAGAAGGTAGCCTAGGTAGGAGTAACTTGACTTAGTGTAATACCTTCCGTCCTCAGTGAATTTGCAGTATATGTAGTCATCCATTGGCTCGTGATGAAGCTCTAAAGCATAAATATTTTTTGCGGAAACTGTATGAAAACATTTAAAAATTTAACTCTGTGCACCGATAGTCAAAGAATATACAATTTCTTTTCCATGCATAGTTAAGTAGATCTGATTCATCCGTATAACGCAATCCGAGATTTAAAATTGACCCTAAATTGCCTGATCCGATAAAGACCATAACCAATAAGGCATGGCCCTAATCCTTGATTGAACCCATTTCCTCGGCTAATTAAAATCTTTTAATCAATAATTCAAACATGATCGGACCAAAAATGAGTCATACCCGAAAAAACCCATTTGATTTGATATTTTAGCCGTTACCTTAACGGACAAAAACCATCCATATCCATATTTGGCCTAAATATAAATCTCGCAACGTTGGTGAAAACTGCCTCCCACTAAAATCTGTTCTCCACATTCCGAAACCTTCTACGCTTTAAAAACCTTACCAACGGCTACTTTCTCCCCATTTTCCATTATATAAATCTCACTCACCAATCTCTCATACTCGATCAACTGGTTTCTCTCactaacaaaaccaaataaaccTTTCTCAAAATCAGctgaaattaacaattaacaattaacaatatTTTCTAAAACATCAATGGCGTTGTTATCTTCAAAAATTTGGTCAATCTCTTTGGTTTTGGCAATTGCATCATTGCTGAGTTTCACTGAAGCAAGAGACCACCTTGTTGGAAGCAAACCTGATGCATGGCAAATTCCTTCATCCTCCGATTCTGATTTTCTCAACAAATGGGCTCAGAGTAACCGCTTCCATATCGCTGATAATCTCGGTAATATAATCTCTTATTCTCTTATGCTAGCTACCTCCGTCTTCCAACACCGTCacaattatttgtttatcttctTTTCTATTCTCTGTGAGGATGGTTATTAATTCAATCAAAGGCAAACTAATGATTAAGACAAAAATGAGTCATTTTTTCTCTCAATATTTTTCCTTAAATTCTGCATGCAATTTATTTATTGTGTATATATAAGATCCTAATGGCTGGCTAATTATGATGGTAAACAAACAGTGTGGAAGTACGACAACAAGAAAGATTCAGTAGTGGAAGTAACAAGGGAAGCATACATAGCATGCAACACAACAAATCCAATAGCAGAGCATAAGAGTGATGAGACCAAGGTATTGTTGACCAAGGCGGGCCCACACTACTTCATCAGTGGAGTAAAGGACAGTTGTGAGAAAGGTGAGAAACTCATTGTGGTGGTTATGAGTCCTCGTGGCAGGCGGTCCGGGACCGTATCACCTGTTATTGCACCGGCCCCAGCTACTGTGGTTGAGACTCCGGCGGTTTCTCCAACAAGTGGGGTAGATGGGATCAAGGGTGGGTTGGTGATGGTTGTTGTTGGGATTTTGGCTGCCTTTGTGTTGCTTTGAGATGATTATTTTGAATTTGGAGTTTAGTAGTGATAGTAGATTAGCCTCTGTGTGTGTGATACTCTAATGGTATCAGGAAATATTAATTGGTTTATTCGTTTAATTCCATTTGTTTTTACCTAAACTTGCCTTTGAATTGATACTTTGAATTTTGAAATGGACTGAAAATAAATTGATTGCCAACAATTGAACAACGCAATTTGCGTTATGAAATAAATGAGTGATAGAAGCCAGCAACTGGAACGATATTCCTTCTTGTGCCTCTGGTTTTAAGATGAATCAGAGTAATTACCAGAGTAATTGTTATACAAATAGTGAAAATAGTAACACAGTAAATTAGTAgcgtaaaatattaaaatattcaAGAAAAAGTCAAGGTGTCACAATGTGAAAAGAGTTAACATAAAAAGGAAAATTTAAATAGTTAACACAACATGCATAAGTTGAAAATTGGTTAATAAAAGACGTTTTAATACCTTTTAATAATTGGGTAGAAATTACATTTTAAATTTTCGTCAAAAGTTTTatacaaaaaatattatttttgaaatgagtTGTTTATAAGTCACAACGTCGGGTTAGAATACGGAGTACCCTCACGTGACTCTTGGCTCTTCCGTCTAAATTTTTGTCCAACTGATGTCTGAAATTGGCTATGGCTCATTCTGTTAGTTGTTGGAACACACTAACACCCCTATCTACCAATTAgctttaacaagaccttcccctgCAGataagggcgggtattacagtcttcccccttaaaaagaacttcgtccccgaagttcaactaatCCTCCCTCACGACTCAAGGTGTAACATGAACTAATATAACTGCTGACAACTCATCCCCCGACAAGGACAAGTACAACCGTTCCAAAATACCACCCATCCATGTACGCCCATCacctatcatcatcatcatcatcatctaccttagcaacTTACCATGCAATACGACCTCCTATCGAGTCATCAAACATGCATTATACACGAGAACACACTAACACAAACCGTTACTTCCACTTACTAACCAAATTTTAACATTACACGATTCCATACACCATACGCATCATATTCATCTGATACAACAATTCTATTTTACTCGTCTAACAATTAATCATCAATAACAATTAGTTACTAATCACCAAAGTATAGCAATCCAAAGTATAGCCAATCATCGGTCAAAGTATACAACAATAGATTAATGTTCATTTAAACCATTTCCGTAACATTAATATTACTCAGCAATGTAACAATTCAAATTACTACAAATTTCACCTAACATCATAATACGTGCATTACCCTCACCTAAACAAAGTGGTTAAGCAACCCAAAAAAAAATGGAGTACAACAATATGGTGAACTTTACCAACAATCCGCTCAAAATATGATCATAATTCGTCATTTTtctcatgcgacattactcttcccctcttaaaaggaacttcgtccccgaaattcacctTCAAGACGAACTACAAACATTACACGAAAAGGTAACTCTACTCAATCTCGACATTACAAAACAATTTTATCATACGTTGAGACCAACAACTATCATGGTACCTCATTgacattacttagataaaatGTATACGTGTTAATATATATTAGATATAGATAACAACAAATAAGCAAGTGAAATGTACCGTCACCCAATTATTATGTGTGAACACCGAGAAATTCCTTAAGTgacatcactactacaaatccaggcaactacaacgcccctttaacaacgattattcacgaaaatcacaatagacgttgtagaatgtatggcgcgaattttactgaacttaattacaacgggtatggttataaaaaccgttgttattagttttaacaacgggtcacacatgcacaaccgttgttaataatttggcgcaaaattggcgcaaagttagtgaaaagtaatcacaacggttacttttgtaacccgttgttaaaacatatttgacaacgggtgttttttacaaccgttgttaaaacatatttgacaacggttgttgtttaataaccgttgtcaataccttccatactataaaccacacaaacacaagtctgctgcagccacaaaacacaacccttaatacacaaacacaaacacagcagacaaacaaacacaaaacacacactttctctttctctctttctctctttctcatcgtcgctttatcttctcgccgtcactgttgatttcatcgtctcttacgttctgtatttatcaggtaaatctcgccatcctttgttagtttcatcgttattattttctttttctatttatttcttttgcatgtatgtgtttttatcgaccattatgttatttgtttaagtattgttcgcataattagttagtaaaacaatgaagcagcaagatgaagaagcaagataaacataattaatatatatatatatatatatatatatatatataaattaaaaaaaaattacatatataaaaatgcaattcttatattttcatagaggatcttattcgtctctatcgtatccgtcctctcctcctt
Protein-coding sequences here:
- the LOC141619757 gene encoding early nodulin-like protein 13 — encoded protein: MALLSSKIWSISLVLAIASLLSFTEARDHLVGSKPDAWQIPSSSDSDFLNKWAQSNRFHIADNLVWKYDNKKDSVVEVTREAYIACNTTNPIAEHKSDETKVLLTKAGPHYFISGVKDSCEKGEKLIVVVMSPRGRRSGTVSPVIAPAPATVVETPAVSPTSGVDGIKGGLVMVVVGILAAFVLL